A section of the Scomber scombrus chromosome 24, fScoSco1.1, whole genome shotgun sequence genome encodes:
- the fam117ba gene encoding protein FAM117B, with the protein MRDKATQTPRAWADERRRGSHKRSASCGSTDQLKEIAKLRQQLQRSKRSSRHRRDKDRKSPFNGSHTIIQSQSPMPKTILIPIPISKSSAPRFRNSVEGLNQEIERIIIRDTPEKEETIVPQDVPDGHRAPPPVPPQRSSSTRSIDTQTPSGGGLSGSHSNCSSRPDSISPSYLTVLNDAAGGSPYEDKELGPYSPLPKYAASPRPNNSYMFKREPPEGCEKIKAFEESMPKPLQEIPPFLCPDRNKVNFIPNSGSAFCLVSILKPLLPAPDLSFRPGVGLRSHSPSLVPLSTQPCLLEEPESF; encoded by the exons ATGAGGGACAAGGCGACGCAG acccCCAGGGCCTGGgcagatgagaggaggaggggctCTCACAAACGCTCGGCCTCCTGTGGGAGCACCGATCAGCTCAAGGAG ATTGCCAAATTGCGTCAGCAGCTTCAGCGCAGCAAACGCAGCAGCCGCCATCGGAGGGATAAAGACCGCAAGTCTCCCTTCAATGGCAGCCATACCATCATCCAGTCGCAG TCACCTATGCCCAAGACCATCCTGATACCCATCCCTATATCCAAATCATCCGCCCCTCGATTCCGCAACAGCGTGGAGGGCCTCAACCAGGAGATCGAACGCATCATCATCAGAGACACACCTGAGAAGGAAGAGACCATCGTT CCACAGGATGTCCCAGATGGGCACCGCGCACCCCCACCCGTCCCCCCACAGCGCAGCAGCAGCACCCGCAGCATCGACACACAGACTCCCTCAGGGGGCGGCCTGAGCGGTAGCCATAGCAACTGCAGTAGCCGCCCCgactccatctctccctcctacctcaCCGTCCTCAACGACGCGGCCGGAGGCAGCCCCTACGAGGACAAAG AGCTGGGCCCCTACTCCCCGCTGCCTAAATACGCCGCCTCCCCCAGACCCAACAACAGCTACATGTTCAAGAGAGAACCTCCAGAAGGCTGCGAGAAGATCAAAGCGTTTGAAGAGTCCAT gccCAAACCTCTGCAGGAGATCCCCCCCTTCCTCTGTCCCGACCGCAACAAGGTCAACTTCATCCCCAACAGCGGCTCCGCCTTCTGCCTCGTCAGCATCCTCAAGCCCTTACTGCCCGCCCCGGACCTCAGCTTTCGCCCCGGGGTGGGCCTCCGAAGTCACTCCCCGTCCCTCGTGCCTCTGTCCACTCAGCCCTGCCTCCTGGAGGAGCCCGAGAGCTTCTGa